A single Malaclemys terrapin pileata isolate rMalTer1 chromosome 3, rMalTer1.hap1, whole genome shotgun sequence DNA region contains:
- the CEP162 gene encoding centrosomal protein of 162 kDa isoform X4, whose product MAHRFSKAELDEQFEQFLKESLSDDSFENSKKKSTILETLGQPRRKELKKKDPVPWWISEDDSDDGGMLGTNGSFLKSQKDSHPIMEVDEEAHTGKMQLQKNDGVSISLSRDSLEPDDSVVASGPNQSILGAGLDTLEEQEEKERFFAKLEKGASYSIDYSRLNKELDSNDSILLAAFACNEQNVEQVEDESKHEEKCGNYSEDFEDETESDYPSKNEDNQVEQTVRSDADLSIQGQDEKTGMLAKVVLLDSQDSTMETQKVIEQQDAAVTEHETPDVTKDEINRTAGISYGQTNSDIEALQQAYCHIDQSLGDTDEQRINLSAMENAECPVQDASQNNEDCAKNISTTESDLLTVEELMKPIRADSSHVRGFDLEPVSPVKLTDNRAAEFVSHLPFKELKNDAVLEKQSLDSLFEKHSEEEESVFLQATANEGNHQKGTDKEDQIDKEQLDFLRQTVLQDSAWLHQDSKINKACQSSSWRNKGLDSVINKQIMHKSTRSTAPLHKKKFPIGPHILVRSSGYGKPTSPLKQLSTTSEKRASKEALKKPSLKAKSPPDKARQKDTLFTTKIIRSAINESASKKINNMVTSGQSVVNALGQQIKEMDSCVQSQNDSSLFPVKNCARELYLLKRVKEAEEKLKAAHDLIQQLKDSFSQKEKEMENKMIEMKMQHDKELFQQSQENYVLQTKVNSMEELSKEKKWLHLGATETVTEEKLKQIQKEIQDQEHLLHGYQQENEKLYKQMKELQIQNKKNEERMFKENQHLTSELASLREQMDKNNFLSRLEQDSKPSRNQSFTELISELRVAQKEEAKLLEEIKRLKQDKQALEVDLGQMRRERDLARAQIVSTSGEKSYEIKIIEESYKQEISLLKKRLQWYAENQELLDRDAIRLKDAKEEIEKLKLQVDNLRTEAGNQSVQQKKRLKDRAADAKKIQDLERQIKEMETILKRRHPNSLPALIYAAAAASEGGGDISAKSNTIDFLERRIKKLETELEGKDDEAKKSLRAMEQQFQKIKLQYEQRLVELEELLAYKLMNEPQKLHDSKASFTAIEQELRSLKENHQITVKHLQTEIENLKNQNSQLELKKCERDEDLQTIEYQVEQAHAKARLVRLNQELITKSREIQDLTKTVERLQKERRTMLSNHNSSDKEKSTEILKKDILATSKRNASTSEPFPDTLDDKIYQPHNFADSHISEVLQENARLKDELERLSLEMSQQRVKSQAALAHSESNIRRTKDDTAEYIAALRASHQREVEKILCQHAVEHSASKVAELNSKISRQEILIKHLQEQVNELHRDQEALAVSQTREEILQKEVNERWQNCWKN is encoded by the exons CTCCAAAAAAATGATGGTGTTTCTATATCCTTAAGTAGAGACAGCCTGGAACCTGATG attCAGTTGTGGCTTCTGGACCCAATCAAAGTATTTTGGGAGCTGGATTGGATACTTTGGAAGAacaagaagaaaaagagagattCTTTGCTAAACTTGAAAAAGGAGCTTCATATTCCATTGATTATTCAAGATTAAACAAAGAGCTGGACTCAAATGATTCTATATTACTAGCAGCATTTGCCTg CAATGAACAAAATGTAGAACAAGTGGAAGATGAATCTAAACATGAAGAGAAATGTG GCAATTATAGTGAAGATTTTGAAGATGAGACTGAATCTGATTATCCTTCTAAAAATGAAGATAACCAAGTTGAGCAAACTGTCAGATCAGATGCTGATTTAAGTATTCAAGGACAG GATGAAAAGACTGGCATGCTGGCTAAAG TTGTGTTGCTTGATTCACAAGACTCCACCATGGAAACCCAAAAGGTCATTGAACAGCAAGATGCAGCAGTGACTGAACATGAGACACCTGACGTCACTAAGGATGAAATAAATAGAACTG CAGGTATTTCCTATGGACAAACTAACAGTGATATTGAAGCATTACAGCAGGCCTATTGTCATATTGATCAGTCTCTAGGAGACACAGATGAGCAAAGAATTAATCTTAGTGCGATGGAAAATGCAGAGTGCCCAGTACAAGATGCTTCACAAAACAACGAAGACTGTGCAAAAAACATCTCAACTACTGAATCAG ATTTGCTCACTGTAGAGGAATTGATGAAACCCATTAGAGCAGATTCATCTCATGTGAGAGGCTTTGACCTGGAGCCTGTAAG tccaGTAAAGCTAACAGACAACAGAGCAGCTGAATTTGTCAGCCATTTGCCATTTAAAGAACTCAAAAATGATGCAGTTCTGGAGAAGCAAAGTTTAGATTCTTTGTTTGAAAAACATAGTGAAGAAGAAGAGAGTGTTTTTCTCCAGGCAACTGCAAATGAAGGCAATCATCAAAAAGGGACTGATAAAGAAGACCAGATTGATAAAGAGCAGCTTGACTTTTTGAGACAAACAGTACTACAAGATTCTGCATGGTTGCATCAGGACAGCAAAATTAATAAG GCATGTCAGTCCAGCTCCTGGAGGAACAAGGGATTGGATTCAGTGATTAATAAGCAAATAATGCACAAGAGCACTAGAAGTACAGCTCCTTTACATAAGAAGAAATTTCCCATTGGACCTCATATATTGGTTAGGAGTTCTGGGTATGGTAAACCCACTTCACCCTTAAAACAACTTTCCACAACTAGTGAAAAGAGAGCATCAAAAGAAGCTCTCAAAAAGCCAAGTTTGAAAGCCAAATCACCTCCAGATAAAGCAAGGCAAAAAG ACACATTATTTACTACTAAGATAATAAGATCTGCAATAAATGAATCAGCTTCTAAAAAGATCAACAATATGGTTACGTCCGGCCAGTCAGTTGTTAATGCCCTTGGACAGCAGATTAAGGAAATGGATTCTTGTGTGCAGTCGCAAAAT GATTCCTCACTTTTCCCTGTCAAAAACTGTGCGAGAGAGCTTTATTTGCTAAAAAGAGTCAAGGAAGCAGAGGAAAAGTTGAAAGCAGCACATGATTTAATTCAGCAGCTAAAAGATTCATTTTCacaaaaagagaaggaaatggagAATAAGATGATAGAAATGAAAATGCAACATGACAAAGAGCTTTTTCAGCAGAGTCAAGAAAACTATGTGCTTCAGACCAAG gtaaatagtATGGAAGagctgagcaaagaaaagaagtgGCTTCACCTTGGGGCAACAGAGACGGTCACTGAAGAAAAGTTAAAGCAAATCCAAAAGGAAATTCAAGATCAAGAGCACCTTCTTCACGGTTATCAGCAG GAAAATGAAAAGTTATACAAGCAAATGAAAGAACTCCAGATACAAAACAAGAAAAACGAGGAAAGGATGTTTAAGGAAAATCAACATTTAACATCTGAGTTAGCGTCCTTAAG AGAACAGATGGATAAAAATAACTTCCTGTCACGATTAGAGCAGGATTCTAAGCCATCAAGAAACCAGAGTTTCACAGAACTGATTTCAGAACTTCGAGTAGCACAG AAGGAAGAAGCCAAATTGCTGGAAGAGATAAAACGGCTTAAGCAAGACAAACAAGCTCTTGAAGTAGATTTGGGAcaaatgaggagagagagagatttggcaAGAGCCCAAATTGTTTCTACTTCAG GTGAAAAATCTTATGAGATAAAGATTATAGAAGAATCATACAAACAGGAAATCAGTCTTTTGAAAAAGAGACTGCAGTGGTATGCAGAAAATCAGGAGCTTTTGGATAGAGATGCAATTCGTCTTAAAGATGCAAAAGAAGAAATTGAGAAATTGAAACTACAG GTTGATAATCTCAGAACTGAAGCTGGGAATCAGTCTGTGCAACAGAAGAAACGTTTAAAGGACAGAGCGGCAGATGCAAAAAAAATTCAAGATCTTGAGCGACAA ATTAAAGAAATGGAAACAATTCTAAAAAGAAGGCATCCAAATTCTTTGCCTGCTTTGAtatatgctgctgctgcagcatctgAGGGAGGTGGTGACATTTCAGCTAAATCCAATACAATTGATTTCCTGGAAAGAAGAATAAAAAAGTTAGAAACAGAACTTGAGGGTAAAGATGATGAAGCTAAAAAAAGTCTACGTGCTATGGAACAACAGTTTCAAAAAATAAAG CTTCAGTATGAGCAAAGACTTGTAGAGCTTGAAGAACTCCTTGCCTATAAATTGATGAATGAACCACAAAAACTGCATGACAGCAAAGCCAGCTTTACAGCAATTGAGCAAGAACTTCGTAGTCTAAAGGAGAACCATCAGATCACAGTAAAACATCTTCAAACAGAAATTGAAAATCTTAAAAATCAAAACTCCCAGTTAGAACTCAAAAAATGTGAAAGAGATGAAGACTtacaaacaatagaataccaagtgGAACAAGCTCATGCTAAAGCCAGGTTggtaagactaaatcaagaattaatCACCAAAAGTAGAGAGATACAAGACCTAACAAAAACTGTGGAGAGACTTCAAAAAGAGAGGAGGACGATGTTGTCAAATCATAACTCAAGTGATAAGGAGAAGTCTACAGAAATTTTGAAAAAGGATATTTTAGCAACAAGTAAACGGAATGCCAGCACCAGTGAACCCTTCCCAGACACTCTTGATGATAAAATATACCAGCCACATAACTTTGCAGATTCCCATATTTCAGAAGTTCTGCAAGAAAATGCCAGGTTAAAAGATGAGCTAGAAAGACTGTCTCTAGAAATGAGCCAGCAGAGAGTGAAGTCTCAAGCAGCACTGGCTCATTCTGAAAGTAACATACGAAG GACAAAGGACGATACAGCAGAATACATTGCAGCTCTACGAGCATCTCATCAGAGAGAAGTAGAGAAAATTCTTTGTCAGCATGCAGTGGAACATTCTGCTTCTAAAGTAGCTGAACTAAATAGCAAAATTTCAAGACAAGaa aTCTTAATAAAACATCTACAAGAACAAGTTAATGAGCTGCACAGAGATCAGGAGGCCCTTGCAGTTTCACAAACGCGAGAAGAAATCTTGCAAAAAGAGGTAAATGAAAG ATGGCAAAATTGTTGGAAGAACTGA
- the CEP162 gene encoding centrosomal protein of 162 kDa isoform X3 has translation MLGTNGSFLKSQKDSHPIMEVDEEAHTGKMQLQKNDGVSISLSRDSLEPDDSVVASGPNQSILGAGLDTLEEQEEKERFFAKLEKGASYSIDYSRLNKELDSNDSILLAAFACNEQNVEQVEDESKHEEKCGNYSEDFEDETESDYPSKNEDNQVEQTVRSDADLSIQGQDEKTGMLAKVVLLDSQDSTMETQKVIEQQDAAVTEHETPDVTKDEINRTAGISYGQTNSDIEALQQAYCHIDQSLGDTDEQRINLSAMENAECPVQDASQNNEDCAKNISTTESDLLTVEELMKPIRADSSHVRGFDLEPVSPVKLTDNRAAEFVSHLPFKELKNDAVLEKQSLDSLFEKHSEEEESVFLQATANEGNHQKGTDKEDQIDKEQLDFLRQTVLQDSAWLHQDSKINKACQSSSWRNKGLDSVINKQIMHKSTRSTAPLHKKKFPIGPHILVRSSGYGKPTSPLKQLSTTSEKRASKEALKKPSLKAKSPPDKARQKDTLFTTKIIRSAINESASKKINNMVTSGQSVVNALGQQIKEMDSCVQSQNDSSLFPVKNCARELYLLKRVKEAEEKLKAAHDLIQQLKDSFSQKEKEMENKMIEMKMQHDKELFQQSQENYVLQTKVNSMEELSKEKKWLHLGATETVTEEKLKQIQKEIQDQEHLLHGYQQENEKLYKQMKELQIQNKKNEERMFKENQHLTSELASLREQMDKNNFLSRLEQDSKPSRNQSFTELISELRVAQKEEAKLLEEIKRLKQDKQALEVDLGQMRRERDLARAQIVSTSGEKSYEIKIIEESYKQEISLLKKRLQWYAENQELLDRDAIRLKDAKEEIEKLKLQVDNLRTEAGNQSVQQKKRLKDRAADAKKIQDLERQIKEMETILKRRHPNSLPALIYAAAAASEGGGDISAKSNTIDFLERRIKKLETELEGKDDEAKKSLRAMEQQFQKIKLQYEQRLVELEELLAYKLMNEPQKLHDSKASFTAIEQELRSLKENHQITVKHLQTEIENLKNQNSQLELKKCERDEDLQTIEYQVEQAHAKARLVRLNQELITKSREIQDLTKTVERLQKERRTMLSNHNSSDKEKSTEILKKDILATSKRNASTSEPFPDTLDDKIYQPHNFADSHISEVLQENARLKDELERLSLEMSQQRVKSQAALAHSESNIRRTKDDTAEYIAALRASHQREVEKILCQHAVEHSASKVAELNSKISRQEILIKHLQEQVNELHRDQEALAVSQTREEILQKEMAKLLEELREAKERQSPEMKHFLCLERKIKYMEIRHAQREQELQQIVQQTRHVAEVQQTQEVEKWKKLAQLKNQELEKFQVELDSILDVLRELQKQGVVIPVPVSSGLNLPERY, from the exons CTCCAAAAAAATGATGGTGTTTCTATATCCTTAAGTAGAGACAGCCTGGAACCTGATG attCAGTTGTGGCTTCTGGACCCAATCAAAGTATTTTGGGAGCTGGATTGGATACTTTGGAAGAacaagaagaaaaagagagattCTTTGCTAAACTTGAAAAAGGAGCTTCATATTCCATTGATTATTCAAGATTAAACAAAGAGCTGGACTCAAATGATTCTATATTACTAGCAGCATTTGCCTg CAATGAACAAAATGTAGAACAAGTGGAAGATGAATCTAAACATGAAGAGAAATGTG GCAATTATAGTGAAGATTTTGAAGATGAGACTGAATCTGATTATCCTTCTAAAAATGAAGATAACCAAGTTGAGCAAACTGTCAGATCAGATGCTGATTTAAGTATTCAAGGACAG GATGAAAAGACTGGCATGCTGGCTAAAG TTGTGTTGCTTGATTCACAAGACTCCACCATGGAAACCCAAAAGGTCATTGAACAGCAAGATGCAGCAGTGACTGAACATGAGACACCTGACGTCACTAAGGATGAAATAAATAGAACTG CAGGTATTTCCTATGGACAAACTAACAGTGATATTGAAGCATTACAGCAGGCCTATTGTCATATTGATCAGTCTCTAGGAGACACAGATGAGCAAAGAATTAATCTTAGTGCGATGGAAAATGCAGAGTGCCCAGTACAAGATGCTTCACAAAACAACGAAGACTGTGCAAAAAACATCTCAACTACTGAATCAG ATTTGCTCACTGTAGAGGAATTGATGAAACCCATTAGAGCAGATTCATCTCATGTGAGAGGCTTTGACCTGGAGCCTGTAAG tccaGTAAAGCTAACAGACAACAGAGCAGCTGAATTTGTCAGCCATTTGCCATTTAAAGAACTCAAAAATGATGCAGTTCTGGAGAAGCAAAGTTTAGATTCTTTGTTTGAAAAACATAGTGAAGAAGAAGAGAGTGTTTTTCTCCAGGCAACTGCAAATGAAGGCAATCATCAAAAAGGGACTGATAAAGAAGACCAGATTGATAAAGAGCAGCTTGACTTTTTGAGACAAACAGTACTACAAGATTCTGCATGGTTGCATCAGGACAGCAAAATTAATAAG GCATGTCAGTCCAGCTCCTGGAGGAACAAGGGATTGGATTCAGTGATTAATAAGCAAATAATGCACAAGAGCACTAGAAGTACAGCTCCTTTACATAAGAAGAAATTTCCCATTGGACCTCATATATTGGTTAGGAGTTCTGGGTATGGTAAACCCACTTCACCCTTAAAACAACTTTCCACAACTAGTGAAAAGAGAGCATCAAAAGAAGCTCTCAAAAAGCCAAGTTTGAAAGCCAAATCACCTCCAGATAAAGCAAGGCAAAAAG ACACATTATTTACTACTAAGATAATAAGATCTGCAATAAATGAATCAGCTTCTAAAAAGATCAACAATATGGTTACGTCCGGCCAGTCAGTTGTTAATGCCCTTGGACAGCAGATTAAGGAAATGGATTCTTGTGTGCAGTCGCAAAAT GATTCCTCACTTTTCCCTGTCAAAAACTGTGCGAGAGAGCTTTATTTGCTAAAAAGAGTCAAGGAAGCAGAGGAAAAGTTGAAAGCAGCACATGATTTAATTCAGCAGCTAAAAGATTCATTTTCacaaaaagagaaggaaatggagAATAAGATGATAGAAATGAAAATGCAACATGACAAAGAGCTTTTTCAGCAGAGTCAAGAAAACTATGTGCTTCAGACCAAG gtaaatagtATGGAAGagctgagcaaagaaaagaagtgGCTTCACCTTGGGGCAACAGAGACGGTCACTGAAGAAAAGTTAAAGCAAATCCAAAAGGAAATTCAAGATCAAGAGCACCTTCTTCACGGTTATCAGCAG GAAAATGAAAAGTTATACAAGCAAATGAAAGAACTCCAGATACAAAACAAGAAAAACGAGGAAAGGATGTTTAAGGAAAATCAACATTTAACATCTGAGTTAGCGTCCTTAAG AGAACAGATGGATAAAAATAACTTCCTGTCACGATTAGAGCAGGATTCTAAGCCATCAAGAAACCAGAGTTTCACAGAACTGATTTCAGAACTTCGAGTAGCACAG AAGGAAGAAGCCAAATTGCTGGAAGAGATAAAACGGCTTAAGCAAGACAAACAAGCTCTTGAAGTAGATTTGGGAcaaatgaggagagagagagatttggcaAGAGCCCAAATTGTTTCTACTTCAG GTGAAAAATCTTATGAGATAAAGATTATAGAAGAATCATACAAACAGGAAATCAGTCTTTTGAAAAAGAGACTGCAGTGGTATGCAGAAAATCAGGAGCTTTTGGATAGAGATGCAATTCGTCTTAAAGATGCAAAAGAAGAAATTGAGAAATTGAAACTACAG GTTGATAATCTCAGAACTGAAGCTGGGAATCAGTCTGTGCAACAGAAGAAACGTTTAAAGGACAGAGCGGCAGATGCAAAAAAAATTCAAGATCTTGAGCGACAA ATTAAAGAAATGGAAACAATTCTAAAAAGAAGGCATCCAAATTCTTTGCCTGCTTTGAtatatgctgctgctgcagcatctgAGGGAGGTGGTGACATTTCAGCTAAATCCAATACAATTGATTTCCTGGAAAGAAGAATAAAAAAGTTAGAAACAGAACTTGAGGGTAAAGATGATGAAGCTAAAAAAAGTCTACGTGCTATGGAACAACAGTTTCAAAAAATAAAG CTTCAGTATGAGCAAAGACTTGTAGAGCTTGAAGAACTCCTTGCCTATAAATTGATGAATGAACCACAAAAACTGCATGACAGCAAAGCCAGCTTTACAGCAATTGAGCAAGAACTTCGTAGTCTAAAGGAGAACCATCAGATCACAGTAAAACATCTTCAAACAGAAATTGAAAATCTTAAAAATCAAAACTCCCAGTTAGAACTCAAAAAATGTGAAAGAGATGAAGACTtacaaacaatagaataccaagtgGAACAAGCTCATGCTAAAGCCAGGTTggtaagactaaatcaagaattaatCACCAAAAGTAGAGAGATACAAGACCTAACAAAAACTGTGGAGAGACTTCAAAAAGAGAGGAGGACGATGTTGTCAAATCATAACTCAAGTGATAAGGAGAAGTCTACAGAAATTTTGAAAAAGGATATTTTAGCAACAAGTAAACGGAATGCCAGCACCAGTGAACCCTTCCCAGACACTCTTGATGATAAAATATACCAGCCACATAACTTTGCAGATTCCCATATTTCAGAAGTTCTGCAAGAAAATGCCAGGTTAAAAGATGAGCTAGAAAGACTGTCTCTAGAAATGAGCCAGCAGAGAGTGAAGTCTCAAGCAGCACTGGCTCATTCTGAAAGTAACATACGAAG GACAAAGGACGATACAGCAGAATACATTGCAGCTCTACGAGCATCTCATCAGAGAGAAGTAGAGAAAATTCTTTGTCAGCATGCAGTGGAACATTCTGCTTCTAAAGTAGCTGAACTAAATAGCAAAATTTCAAGACAAGaa aTCTTAATAAAACATCTACAAGAACAAGTTAATGAGCTGCACAGAGATCAGGAGGCCCTTGCAGTTTCACAAACGCGAGAAGAAATCTTGCAAAAAGAG ATGGCAAAATTGTTGGAAGAACTGAGAGAGGCTAAAGAGAGGCAAAGTCCTGAGATGAAACATTTCTTGTGTCTAGAAAGGAAAATCAAGTATATGGAGATCCGACACGCACAAAGAGAACAAGAACTTCAGCAG
- the CEP162 gene encoding centrosomal protein of 162 kDa isoform X6 — protein sequence METQKVIEQQDAAVTEHETPDVTKDEINRTAGISYGQTNSDIEALQQAYCHIDQSLGDTDEQRINLSAMENAECPVQDASQNNEDCAKNISTTESDLLTVEELMKPIRADSSHVRGFDLEPVSPVKLTDNRAAEFVSHLPFKELKNDAVLEKQSLDSLFEKHSEEEESVFLQATANEGNHQKGTDKEDQIDKEQLDFLRQTVLQDSAWLHQDSKINKACQSSSWRNKGLDSVINKQIMHKSTRSTAPLHKKKFPIGPHILVRSSGYGKPTSPLKQLSTTSEKRASKEALKKPSLKAKSPPDKARQKDTLFTTKIIRSAINESASKKINNMVTSGQSVVNALGQQIKEMDSCVQSQNDSSLFPVKNCARELYLLKRVKEAEEKLKAAHDLIQQLKDSFSQKEKEMENKMIEMKMQHDKELFQQSQENYVLQTKVNSMEELSKEKKWLHLGATETVTEEKLKQIQKEIQDQEHLLHGYQQENEKLYKQMKELQIQNKKNEERMFKENQHLTSELASLREQMDKNNFLSRLEQDSKPSRNQSFTELISELRVAQKEEAKLLEEIKRLKQDKQALEVDLGQMRRERDLARAQIVSTSGEKSYEIKIIEESYKQEISLLKKRLQWYAENQELLDRDAIRLKDAKEEIEKLKLQVDNLRTEAGNQSVQQKKRLKDRAADAKKIQDLERQIKEMETILKRRHPNSLPALIYAAAAASEGGGDISAKSNTIDFLERRIKKLETELEGKDDEAKKSLRAMEQQFQKIKLQYEQRLVELEELLAYKLMNEPQKLHDSKASFTAIEQELRSLKENHQITVKHLQTEIENLKNQNSQLELKKCERDEDLQTIEYQVEQAHAKARLVRLNQELITKSREIQDLTKTVERLQKERRTMLSNHNSSDKEKSTEILKKDILATSKRNASTSEPFPDTLDDKIYQPHNFADSHISEVLQENARLKDELERLSLEMSQQRVKSQAALAHSESNIRRTKDDTAEYIAALRASHQREVEKILCQHAVEHSASKVAELNSKISRQEILIKHLQEQVNELHRDQEALAVSQTREEILQKEMAKLLEELREAKERQSPEMKHFLCLERKIKYMEIRHAQREQELQQIVQQTRHVAEVQQTQEVEKWKKLAQLKNQELEKFQVELDSILDVLRELQKQGVVIPVPVSSGLNLPERY from the exons ATGGAAACCCAAAAGGTCATTGAACAGCAAGATGCAGCAGTGACTGAACATGAGACACCTGACGTCACTAAGGATGAAATAAATAGAACTG CAGGTATTTCCTATGGACAAACTAACAGTGATATTGAAGCATTACAGCAGGCCTATTGTCATATTGATCAGTCTCTAGGAGACACAGATGAGCAAAGAATTAATCTTAGTGCGATGGAAAATGCAGAGTGCCCAGTACAAGATGCTTCACAAAACAACGAAGACTGTGCAAAAAACATCTCAACTACTGAATCAG ATTTGCTCACTGTAGAGGAATTGATGAAACCCATTAGAGCAGATTCATCTCATGTGAGAGGCTTTGACCTGGAGCCTGTAAG tccaGTAAAGCTAACAGACAACAGAGCAGCTGAATTTGTCAGCCATTTGCCATTTAAAGAACTCAAAAATGATGCAGTTCTGGAGAAGCAAAGTTTAGATTCTTTGTTTGAAAAACATAGTGAAGAAGAAGAGAGTGTTTTTCTCCAGGCAACTGCAAATGAAGGCAATCATCAAAAAGGGACTGATAAAGAAGACCAGATTGATAAAGAGCAGCTTGACTTTTTGAGACAAACAGTACTACAAGATTCTGCATGGTTGCATCAGGACAGCAAAATTAATAAG GCATGTCAGTCCAGCTCCTGGAGGAACAAGGGATTGGATTCAGTGATTAATAAGCAAATAATGCACAAGAGCACTAGAAGTACAGCTCCTTTACATAAGAAGAAATTTCCCATTGGACCTCATATATTGGTTAGGAGTTCTGGGTATGGTAAACCCACTTCACCCTTAAAACAACTTTCCACAACTAGTGAAAAGAGAGCATCAAAAGAAGCTCTCAAAAAGCCAAGTTTGAAAGCCAAATCACCTCCAGATAAAGCAAGGCAAAAAG ACACATTATTTACTACTAAGATAATAAGATCTGCAATAAATGAATCAGCTTCTAAAAAGATCAACAATATGGTTACGTCCGGCCAGTCAGTTGTTAATGCCCTTGGACAGCAGATTAAGGAAATGGATTCTTGTGTGCAGTCGCAAAAT GATTCCTCACTTTTCCCTGTCAAAAACTGTGCGAGAGAGCTTTATTTGCTAAAAAGAGTCAAGGAAGCAGAGGAAAAGTTGAAAGCAGCACATGATTTAATTCAGCAGCTAAAAGATTCATTTTCacaaaaagagaaggaaatggagAATAAGATGATAGAAATGAAAATGCAACATGACAAAGAGCTTTTTCAGCAGAGTCAAGAAAACTATGTGCTTCAGACCAAG gtaaatagtATGGAAGagctgagcaaagaaaagaagtgGCTTCACCTTGGGGCAACAGAGACGGTCACTGAAGAAAAGTTAAAGCAAATCCAAAAGGAAATTCAAGATCAAGAGCACCTTCTTCACGGTTATCAGCAG GAAAATGAAAAGTTATACAAGCAAATGAAAGAACTCCAGATACAAAACAAGAAAAACGAGGAAAGGATGTTTAAGGAAAATCAACATTTAACATCTGAGTTAGCGTCCTTAAG AGAACAGATGGATAAAAATAACTTCCTGTCACGATTAGAGCAGGATTCTAAGCCATCAAGAAACCAGAGTTTCACAGAACTGATTTCAGAACTTCGAGTAGCACAG AAGGAAGAAGCCAAATTGCTGGAAGAGATAAAACGGCTTAAGCAAGACAAACAAGCTCTTGAAGTAGATTTGGGAcaaatgaggagagagagagatttggcaAGAGCCCAAATTGTTTCTACTTCAG GTGAAAAATCTTATGAGATAAAGATTATAGAAGAATCATACAAACAGGAAATCAGTCTTTTGAAAAAGAGACTGCAGTGGTATGCAGAAAATCAGGAGCTTTTGGATAGAGATGCAATTCGTCTTAAAGATGCAAAAGAAGAAATTGAGAAATTGAAACTACAG GTTGATAATCTCAGAACTGAAGCTGGGAATCAGTCTGTGCAACAGAAGAAACGTTTAAAGGACAGAGCGGCAGATGCAAAAAAAATTCAAGATCTTGAGCGACAA ATTAAAGAAATGGAAACAATTCTAAAAAGAAGGCATCCAAATTCTTTGCCTGCTTTGAtatatgctgctgctgcagcatctgAGGGAGGTGGTGACATTTCAGCTAAATCCAATACAATTGATTTCCTGGAAAGAAGAATAAAAAAGTTAGAAACAGAACTTGAGGGTAAAGATGATGAAGCTAAAAAAAGTCTACGTGCTATGGAACAACAGTTTCAAAAAATAAAG CTTCAGTATGAGCAAAGACTTGTAGAGCTTGAAGAACTCCTTGCCTATAAATTGATGAATGAACCACAAAAACTGCATGACAGCAAAGCCAGCTTTACAGCAATTGAGCAAGAACTTCGTAGTCTAAAGGAGAACCATCAGATCACAGTAAAACATCTTCAAACAGAAATTGAAAATCTTAAAAATCAAAACTCCCAGTTAGAACTCAAAAAATGTGAAAGAGATGAAGACTtacaaacaatagaataccaagtgGAACAAGCTCATGCTAAAGCCAGGTTggtaagactaaatcaagaattaatCACCAAAAGTAGAGAGATACAAGACCTAACAAAAACTGTGGAGAGACTTCAAAAAGAGAGGAGGACGATGTTGTCAAATCATAACTCAAGTGATAAGGAGAAGTCTACAGAAATTTTGAAAAAGGATATTTTAGCAACAAGTAAACGGAATGCCAGCACCAGTGAACCCTTCCCAGACACTCTTGATGATAAAATATACCAGCCACATAACTTTGCAGATTCCCATATTTCAGAAGTTCTGCAAGAAAATGCCAGGTTAAAAGATGAGCTAGAAAGACTGTCTCTAGAAATGAGCCAGCAGAGAGTGAAGTCTCAAGCAGCACTGGCTCATTCTGAAAGTAACATACGAAG GACAAAGGACGATACAGCAGAATACATTGCAGCTCTACGAGCATCTCATCAGAGAGAAGTAGAGAAAATTCTTTGTCAGCATGCAGTGGAACATTCTGCTTCTAAAGTAGCTGAACTAAATAGCAAAATTTCAAGACAAGaa aTCTTAATAAAACATCTACAAGAACAAGTTAATGAGCTGCACAGAGATCAGGAGGCCCTTGCAGTTTCACAAACGCGAGAAGAAATCTTGCAAAAAGAG ATGGCAAAATTGTTGGAAGAACTGAGAGAGGCTAAAGAGAGGCAAAGTCCTGAGATGAAACATTTCTTGTGTCTAGAAAGGAAAATCAAGTATATGGAGATCCGACACGCACAAAGAGAACAAGAACTTCAGCAG